A single region of the Sorghum bicolor cultivar BTx623 chromosome 9, Sorghum_bicolor_NCBIv3, whole genome shotgun sequence genome encodes:
- the LOC8077134 gene encoding 40S ribosomal protein S12 — protein sequence MADQETPVAVEAPTPVLGEPIDLMTALQLVMKKSGAHDGLVKGLREAAKAIEKHAAQLCVLAEDCDQPDYVKLVKALCSEHNVHLVTVPSAKTLGEWAGLCKIDSEGKARKVVGCSCVVVKDYGEESEGLNIVQEYVKSH from the exons ATGGC GGATCAGGAGACCCCAGTTGCAGTCGAGGCACCTACCCCGGTCCTtggggagccgatcgacttgatGACTGCTCTGCAGCTTGTCATGAAGAAGTCAGGTGCTCATGATGGCCTTGTTAAGGGTCTTCGCGAGGCTGCCAAAGCCATTGAGAAGCATGCTGCTCAGCTTTGTGTGCTTGCCGAGGACTGTGACCAGCCTGATTATGTCAAGCTGGTGAAGGCTCTCTGCTCTGAGCACAATGTTCACCTGGTTACGGTGCCTAGCGCCAAAACTCTTGGCGAATGGGCTGGG CTTTGCAAGATTGATTCTGAGGGCAAGGCGAGGAAGGTCGTAGGCTGCTCCTGTGTTGTCGTCAAG GACTATGGCGAAGAATCTGAGGGCCTTAACATAGTGCAGGAGTACGTCAAATCGCACTAG
- the LOC8077135 gene encoding uncharacterized protein LOC8077135, with protein MSRFAGQMSRPWVGMAAGSGTASEPPTADVAAAAAASSMRGADSATNASAISFGFAATAVLVSMFLLMAIFEHLIKPGLASSSRSRGSGSHDDDDDGEGRGHGRRLGLPPARLHERDASPPDKLSHSPKVEEPVAAVVDLTVLMPGHRYPTFLAQPAPLAPCPREGVLWPSHHDRRSSFLPP; from the exons ATGAGCAGGTTCGCGGGGCAGATGTCCAGGCCATGGGTGGGGATGGCGGCGGGCTCCGGCACGGCGTCCGAGCCGCCCACCGCCGAcgtcgccgccgcggcggcggcctcgTCCATGAGGGGCGCCGACTCCGCCACCAACGCCAGCGCCATCTCCTTCGGGTTCGCGGCCACGGCCGTCCTCGTCTCCATGTTCCTCCTCATGGCCATCTTCGAGCACCTCATCAAGCCCGGCCTCGCTTCCTCCTCCCGTTCCCGGGGCTCGGGCTcccatgacgacgacgacgacggcgaaggCCGCGGCCACGGCCGCCGCCTGGGATTGCCCCCCGCTCGACTGCACGAGCGCGACGCGTCGCCGCCGGACAAGCTCAGTCACTCGCCCAAG GTGGAGGAGCCCGTGGCGGCCGTGGTGGACCTGACGGTGCTGATGCCGGGGCACCGGTACCCGACGTTCCTGGCGCAGCCGGCGCCGCTCGCGCCTTGCCCCAGGGAAGGCGTGCTATGGCCTTCCCACCACGACCGTCGCAGCTCGTTTCTGCCACCGTGA
- the LOC8077136 gene encoding peroxidase 2: MAASSCFSSPATAFAACCMLLLALSGAALGHRPSGGGGSALSSTFYDATCPSAYDVVRRVIQDARVSDARIPASLIRLHFHDCFVTGCDGSLLLDDDLPAIQTEKRVPANNNSARGFPVVDDIKSALEEACPGIVSCADILALAAEISVELAGGPRWSVLLGRRDGTTTNVQSARNLPNFFDPLSVLQEKFRNVNLDDTDLVALQGAHTFGKVQCQFTQQNCTAGQSRGALENLDQVTPKVFDNKYYSNLLQGHAQLPSDQVMLSDPSAAATTAPIVHRFAGNQQEFFRNFAASMIKMGNISPLTGKDGEIRNNCRRVNKRY, translated from the exons ATGGCCGCTTCCTCCTGCTTCTCGTCCCCCGCCACGGCGTTTGCGGCGTGCTGCATGCTCTTGCTCGCCCTATCTGGAGCCGCGCTCGGTCACCgtcccagcggcggcggcggctcggcgCTGAGCTCCACGTTCTACGACGCGACCTGCCCCAGCGCCTACGACGTCGTCCGGCGCGTCATCCAGGACGCGCGCGTCTCCGACGCTCGCATCCCGGCCAGCCTCATCCGCCTCCATTTCCACGACTGTTTCGTCACC GGTTGCGACGGCTCGCTCCTGCTGGACGACGACCTCCCGGCGATCCAGACCGAGAAGCGTGTGCCCGCCAACAACAACTCGGCGCGTGGCTTTCCGGTGGTCGACGACATCAAGAGCGCGCTGGAGGAAGCGTGCCCCGGCATCGTCTCCTGCGCCGACATCCTCGCCCTTGCAGCTGAGATCTCCGTCGAACTC GCTGGAGGACCACGGTGGAGCGTGCTTCTTGGCCGGCGAGACGGCACGACGACCAACGTCCAGAGCGCCAGGAACCTGCCCAACTTCTTCGACCCCCTGAGCGTCCTCCAGGAGAAGTTTAGAaacgtcaacctcgacgacactGACCTCGTCGCCCTCCAAG GAGCGCACACATTCGGCAAAGTGCAGTGCCAATTCACGCAGCAGAATTGCACGGCCGGGCAGTCTAGAGGCGCATTGGAGAACTTGGACCAGGTCACACCCAAGGTGTTCGACAACAAGTATTACAGCAACCTCTTACAGGGCCACGCTCAGCTCCCGTCCGACCAGGTTATGCTGTCGGACCCTTCTGCGGCTGCGACCACGGCTCCCATTGTTCATCGGTTCGCAGGCAACCAACAGGAGTTTTTCAGAAACTTCGCAGCATCCATGATTAAGATGGGAAACATTAGCCCACTGACAGGGAAGGATGGGGAGATCAGGAACAACTGCCGGAGGGTTAACAAACGCTACTGA
- the LOC8077137 gene encoding peroxidase 2, producing MAMAASSCFSSPASALAAVCVLLLALAGAAVGHRPSGGSALSSAFYDASCPSAYDVVRRVIQDARVSDARIPASLIRLHFHDCFVNGCDGSLLLDDDLQAIQTEKRVPANNNSARGFPVVDDIKSALEEACPGIVSCADILALAAEISVELAGGPRWRVLLGRRDATTTNVQSARNLPNFFDPLSVLQEKFRNLNLDDTDLVALQGAHTFGKVQCQFTQQNCTAGQSRGALENLDQVTPKVFDNKYYSNLLQGRAQLPSDQVMLSDPSAATTTAPIVHRFASNQQDFFRNFAASMIKMGNISPLTGKDGEIRNNCRRVNKHY from the exons ATGGCCATGGCCGCTTCCTCCTGCTTCTCGTCTCCGGCCTCGGCGTTAGCGGCGGTCTGCGTGCTCTTGCTCGCCCTAGCTGGAGCCGCGGTCGGTCACCGTCCCAGCGGCGGCTCGGCGCTGAGCTCCGCGTTCTACGACGCGTCGTGCCCCAGCGCCTACGACGTCGTCCGGCGCGTCATCCAGGACGCTCGCGTCTCCGACGCTCGCATCCCGGCCAGCCTCATCCGCCTCCATTTCCACGACTGCTTCGTTAAC GGTTGCGACGGCTCGCTCCTGCTGGACGACGACCTCCAGGCGATCCAGACCGAGAAGCGTGTGCCCGCCAACAACAACTCGGCGCGTGGCTTTCCGGTGGTCGACGACATCAAGAGCGCGCTGGAGGAAGCGTGCCCCGGCATCGTCTCCTGCGCCGACATCCTCGCCCTGGCAGCCGAGATCTCCGTCGAACTC GCTGGAGGACCACGGTGGAGGGTGCTTCTTGGCCGGCGAGACGCCACGACGACCAACGTCCAGAGCGCCAGGAACCTACCCAACTTCTTCGACCCCCTAAGCGTCCTCCAGGAGAAGTTTAGAAACCTTAACCTCGACGACACTGACCTCGTCGCCCTCCAAG GAGCGCACACATTTGGCAAAGTACAGTGCCAGTTCACGCAGCAGAATTGCACTGCTGGCCAGTCCCGCGGCGCACTGGAGAACTTGGACCAGGTCACACCCAAGGTGTTCGACAACAAATATTACAGCAACCTTTTACAAGGCCGCGCTCAGCTCCCGTCCGACCAGGTTATGCTATCGGACCCTTCTGCAGCGACAACCACTGCTCCCATTGTTCATCGGTTCGCAAGCAACCAACAGGACTTCTTCAGAAACTTCGCGGCATCCATGATTAAGATGGGAAACATTAGCCCGCTGACAGGAAAGGATGGGGAGATCAGGAACAATTGCCGGAGGGTTAACAAACACTACTGA